From the genome of Bifidobacterium asteroides, one region includes:
- a CDS encoding ECF transporter S component, whose protein sequence is MTTRIGVGDKRAQRAGHALAWKPLDIAVGAGLGAVAGLIYWAASLLASWIFPLMTALLPGMAALLHGIFYFPCTLSLLIIRKPGAAVYVGIISVLVEILPGNAYTGPMIFVQALLEALCAELAFGIFRYRRWSLGTTLLGGLLIALVYNAFLLAFYYQGVAFLSPRGLVGTACEIISGLFFAGLVSWLLFKAIVRTGALDRLASGHDLHVARSGI, encoded by the coding sequence AGGCGTTGGAGACAAAAGAGCACAGCGTGCGGGCCATGCCCTTGCTTGGAAGCCGCTGGATATCGCTGTTGGCGCTGGTCTGGGCGCGGTTGCCGGACTGATCTACTGGGCCGCCAGTCTGCTGGCCTCCTGGATATTTCCGCTGATGACCGCTCTTCTGCCGGGCATGGCAGCCCTTTTGCACGGCATTTTCTACTTTCCTTGCACGCTGTCTCTGCTGATAATCCGCAAACCCGGGGCCGCGGTCTACGTGGGGATCATCAGCGTACTGGTGGAGATCCTGCCAGGCAACGCCTACACTGGGCCCATGATTTTCGTGCAGGCCCTCTTGGAGGCCCTTTGCGCCGAGCTTGCTTTCGGTATCTTTCGCTATCGGCGCTGGAGCCTGGGAACCACTCTGTTGGGCGGACTGCTGATCGCTCTGGTCTACAACGCCTTCCTCTTGGCCTTCTATTACCAGGGCGTCGCCTTCCTCAGCCCCCGCGGGCTGGTCGGCACGGCATGCGAGATCATCAGCGGTCTGTTCTTCGCTGGACTGGTCAGCTGGCTGCTCTTCAAGGCTATTGTCAGGACCGGAGCCTTGGATCGCCTGGCTTCCGGGCATGATTTGCATGTCGCCCGATCAGGTATCTGA